The following are encoded in a window of Perca flavescens isolate YP-PL-M2 chromosome 24, PFLA_1.0, whole genome shotgun sequence genomic DNA:
- the LOC114550718 gene encoding zinc finger protein 501-like gives MGRHRKQLEVVLKPETKLRGVLPSDVQMVIVGEEYQQEWSSSLAQVDTKPPHIKEEQEDLSTSQDGEQLQGLEEAVITKFPVSVPVKSEDDEEKPQFTQLHQRQTEQMKTEADGEDCEGPEPARNSDSDNYLQPDTNDQTGDSSEAETDDSADWEETREPQSDLNSLNNDADPVSDSRCSTGEKECGEKFGTSGHPKRQLKTHAGRKPFSCSFCKKAFRQSEDLHRHMRIHTGEKPFSCSVCKKAFAVSGSLHRHMRTHTGEKPFSCSICKKAFTRSGSLQTHMRIHTGEKAFSCSICKKAFTESGSLHRHMRIHTGEKPFSCSVCKKAFTVSGNLQKHMRIHTGEKPFSCSICKKAFTESGSLQTHMRSHTGEKPFSCSICKKAFTMSGHLQRHKRIHTGEKPFSCSVCKKAFRVSGHLKAHMMTHTREKQFSGVKWSSTLEGEQKNSSQV, from the coding sequence TTTTACCTTCAGATGTCCAGATGGTGATTGTTGGTGAAGAATATCAGCAGGAGTGGAGCTCCAGTCTGGCCCAGGTGGACACAAagcccccacacattaaagaggaacaggaggaccTCTCAACCAGTCAGGatggagagcagcttcaagggctggaggaggcggTTATCACCAAGTTTCCAGTCagtgtccctgtgaagagtgaagatgatgaagagaaacCTCAGTTcacacagcttcatcaaagACAAACTGAACAGATGAAAAccgaagctgatggagaggactgtgaaGGTCcggaaccagccaggaactctgATTCAGATAATTATTTACAACCAGATACTAATGACCAGACTGGAGATTCGTCTGAAGcggagactgatgacagtgctgattgggaGGAGActagagaacctcagtcagatTTAAACTCTCTAAATAATGATGCAGACCCTGTCAGTGATTCAAGATGTAGTACTGGTGAAAAAGAGTGTGGAGAAAAATTTGGCACCAGTGGACATCCGAAGAGACAATTGAAAACGCATGCAGGAAggaaaccatttagctgctcattctgtaagaaagcttttagACAGAGTGAAGATTTACAtagacacatgagaatccacacaggggagaaaccatttagctgctccgtctgtaagaaagcttttGCAGTGAGTGGAAGTTTACATAGACATATGAGAACCCACActggagagaaaccatttagctgctccaTTTGCAAGAAAGCTTTTACACGTAGTGGAAGTTTACAgacacacatgagaatccacacaggagagaaagcaTTCAGCTGCTCCAtctgtaagaaagcttttacaGAGAGTGGAAGTTTACAtagacacatgagaatccacacaggagagaaaccttttagctgctcagtctgtaagaaagcttttacaGTGAGTGGaaatttacagaaacacatgagaatccacacaggcgAGAAACCATTTAGTTGCTCCAtctgtaagaaagcttttacagagagtggaagtttacagacacacatgagaagccacacaggagagaaacctttcagctgctcaatatgtaagaaagcttttacaATGAGTGGACATTTACAGAGACACAAGAGAATTcatacaggagagaaaccatttagctgctcagtctgtaaaaaAGCTTTTAGAGTAAGTGGACATTTAAAGGCACACATGATGACCCATACAAGAGAGAAACAATTTAGCGGTGTGAAGTGGAGCTCCACTCTGGAAGGAGAGCAGAAAAACTCCAGTCAGGTTTAA